The Leclercia adecarboxylata genome has a segment encoding these proteins:
- the tssE gene encoding type VI secretion system baseplate subunit TssE has product MDRKSPSLYEILTGNFTGDLPLEVVNEEDPVILSVLDNIQRILNARAGTVSHLPDYGLPDMTKILQGMPGTAHELIEMLAGVLLKYEPRLQSLNVTLLEQQVPGELRYAIDAELRGIGLVRYGTEFMPEGKVMIRHLKQQQHLENHQFI; this is encoded by the coding sequence ATGGACCGAAAATCACCTTCATTATATGAAATTCTTACTGGCAACTTTACAGGAGATCTTCCCCTTGAAGTTGTAAACGAAGAAGACCCGGTCATTTTATCTGTACTGGATAACATCCAGCGAATTTTGAACGCCCGGGCCGGTACCGTATCCCATCTACCAGATTATGGTTTGCCGGATATGACCAAAATTCTGCAAGGCATGCCCGGGACAGCCCACGAGCTGATCGAAATGCTGGCCGGTGTCCTGCTCAAGTATGAACCTCGTTTGCAGTCACTCAATGTGACCCTACTTGAACAGCAAGTACCAGGTGAGTTGCGTTACGCCATCGATGCGGAACTGAGAGGTATTGGACTTGTACGGTATGGGACCGAGTTTATGCCAGAGGGAAAAGTGATGATCAGGCACTTGAAACAACAGCAGCATCTGGAAAACCATCAATTTATCTAA